Within Amycolatopsis sp. cg5, the genomic segment GCGCTCGCCGCGCGCCGGGGCGCCGGTCTTGATCTGGCCGACACCGGTGGCGACCGCGAGGTCGGCGATGAAGGTGTCCTCGGTCTCGCCGGAGCGGTGGCTCATCATCGACTTGTAGCCGAACGAGGTCGCCAGCGAAACCGCGTCGAGGGTCTCCGAGAGCGTGCCGATCTGGTTGACCTTCACCAGCAGCGCGTTGGCGGCGCGGCGGGAGATGCCCTCTTCGAGGCGGTCGGGGTTGGTGACGAACAGGTCGTCGCCGACGAGCTGGACCTTCTCGCCGAGCTCGGCGGTGAGGCGGACCCAGCCGTCCCAGTCGTCCTCGCTCAGCGGGTCCTCGATGGAGACCATCGGGTAGTCGCGGACGAGCTCGGCGTAGTAGCCGGCCATCTGCTCGGCGCTCTTCTTGGTGCCCTCGAAGTTGTACGCGCCGTCGGTGTAGAACTCGGTCGCGGCGACGTCCAGCGCCAGCGCGACGTCGCGGCCCGCGGTGTAACCGGCCTTCTCGATCGCGACCAGGATCAGGTCGAGCGCCTCGCGGTTGCTCTTGAGGCTCGGCGCGAAGCCGCCCTCGTCGCCGAGGCCGGTGGCGAAGCCGCGGCTCTTCAGCACGCCCTTGAGCGCGTGGTAGACCTCGGTGCCCCAGCGCAGCGCCTCGCGGAACGACTCGGCGCCGATCGGCGCGATCATGAACTCCTGGATGTCCACGTCGGTGTCGGCGTGCGCGCCACCGTTGAGGATGTTCAGCATCGGCACCGGCAGCACGTGCGCGTTCGGCCCGCCGAGGTAGCGGAACAGGTCCAGCTCGGCCGACTCGGCCGCGGCCTTCGCGACGGCCAGCGAGACACCGAGGATGGCGTTCGCGCCGAGGCGGGACTTGGCCGGGGTGCCGTCGAGGTCGACCAGCTTCTGGTCGACGATGCGCTGGTCGACGGCG encodes:
- the eno gene encoding phosphopyruvate hydratase — protein: MAVIEQVGAREILDSRGNPTVEVEVALDDGTLARAAVPSGASTGEHEAVELRDGDTGRYNGKGVERAVAAVLDEIGPDLVGTDAVDQRIVDQKLVDLDGTPAKSRLGANAILGVSLAVAKAAAESAELDLFRYLGGPNAHVLPVPMLNILNGGAHADTDVDIQEFMIAPIGAESFREALRWGTEVYHALKGVLKSRGFATGLGDEGGFAPSLKSNREALDLILVAIEKAGYTAGRDVALALDVAATEFYTDGAYNFEGTKKSAEQMAGYYAELVRDYPMVSIEDPLSEDDWDGWVRLTAELGEKVQLVGDDLFVTNPDRLEEGISRRAANALLVKVNQIGTLSETLDAVSLATSFGYKSMMSHRSGETEDTFIADLAVATGVGQIKTGAPARGERIAKYNQLLRIEETLADAARYAGDLAFPRFSQDA